In Mycolicibacterium nivoides, the DNA window CGACCGCAATGCGGTCCGCCGGCTCCAGGCGTGGCCACGGCCCCTGGTCGACCGCCGCGCGAGCCGCCACGACCGCGGCGTCCACGTCGGCAGGCTGGGCCTGCACCACACGAGCGATGGGCTGCTCGGTGTGTGGCGAGATGACCTCGATCGTGTCAACGGGGTCGCCGTCCAGCGACCAGTCGGCCTCGACACCGAGGTACTCCCCAAGATGCTGATCCATTCGGATCCTCCCGCCTCACTCCGACCCAGAGTATCAACTACTTGTCATTGACGGAACCGCCGTCTACCGTCGAGCTGAAGCCCTGGCCGGCCGCCGCAGCCCATCTCGGCGCCGTCGGCCGAATCACATCGCAGAGGAGCGGGCATGGCTCGGTTTCCCAAGCCGGCTGAAGGCAGCTGGACTCAGCACTACCCGGAGCTGGGCACCGGCCCGGTGTCGTACGAAGATTCGATCAGCCCGGAGATCTACGAGCTGGAGCGCAAGGCGATCTTCAAACGTGCTTGGCTGAATGTCGGCCGGGTCGAACAACTTTCACGCAAGGGCAGCTACTTCACCCGGGAGATGAAGGCCGCCAACACCTCGATCATCGTGGTACGCGGCAAGTCCGGCGAGGTCAAGGCCTTCCACAACGTCTGCCGTCACCGGGGTAACAAGCTGGTGTGGGACGACATGCCGCTGGAGGAGACCAGCGGGGTCTGCCGGCAGTTCACCTGCAAGTACCACGCCTGGCGTTACGACCTGGACGGCGAGCTCACCTTCGTCCAGCAGGAGGCCGAGTTCTTCGACCTGGACAAGAGCCGCTACGGCCTGGTTCCCGTGCACTGCGAGGTGTGGGAGGGGTTCATCTTCGTCAACTTCGCCAAGCTCCCCGAGCAGTCACTGCGCGAATTCCTGGGCCCCATGATCACCGATCTGGAGGGCTACCCGTTCGACAAGATGACCTCGAGATTCACCTATCGCTCTGAGGTGAAGGCGAATTGGAAGCTCTACATGGACGCCTTCCAGGAGTTCTACCACGCACCCATCCTGCACGCGAACCAATCCCCCACCGCCTACTCGAAGGCCGCCGCGGAGTCCGGTTTCGAGGCACCGCACTACCGGATCGACGGACCGCACCGGTTGGTGAGCACGTCCGGCGTGCGGGCCTGGGAGATGCCCGACGAGATGCGCAAGCCCATCGAAGACGTCTGCCAGAGCGGACTTTTCGGCCCATGGGACAAACCGGATCTCGGCGAGATGCCGGCCGGGCTGAATCCCGCCAAGTGCGATCCGTGGGGACTGGACTCGTTCCAGCTGTTCCCCAACTTCGTCATGTTGTTCTGGGGCCAGGGCTGGTATCTGACGTACCACTACTGGCCGACCTCGTTCAACACGCACACCTTCGAGTGCACGCTGTACTTCCCGCAGCCACGCACACCGCGGGAGCGGTTGGCCCAGGAGCTGGCTGCCGTCTCGTTCAAGGAGTACGGCCTGCAGGACGCCAACACCCTGGAGGCGACGCAGAGCTCCATCGAGACCCGGGTGGTCGACGAGTTCCTGCTCTGCGATCAGGAGATCCTGCTTCGGCACCTGCACAAGGAGACCGCGGCCTGGATCGAGGACTACCAGCGCAAGACCGCGGGAGTGTGAACCGATGAGCACGAAACTGCCTGCCGAATTCGCCGACCTCGAACAGTTTTCGGACTGGTGCCTGTCCAGTGAGCCGCAGCGCTACAGCAAGCGGTTGGGCAGCACCATGACCGAGATGCAGGCGTTCTATGACGCGATCACGCCGCGAGCCGAGGAAGCGATCAGCTTCTGCGACAAGTTCAGCCTCGACACCTTGCCCGAGGACGTGCTCAACCTGATGCACCTGCTG includes these proteins:
- a CDS encoding aromatic ring-hydroxylating oxygenase subunit alpha; this translates as MARFPKPAEGSWTQHYPELGTGPVSYEDSISPEIYELERKAIFKRAWLNVGRVEQLSRKGSYFTREMKAANTSIIVVRGKSGEVKAFHNVCRHRGNKLVWDDMPLEETSGVCRQFTCKYHAWRYDLDGELTFVQQEAEFFDLDKSRYGLVPVHCEVWEGFIFVNFAKLPEQSLREFLGPMITDLEGYPFDKMTSRFTYRSEVKANWKLYMDAFQEFYHAPILHANQSPTAYSKAAAESGFEAPHYRIDGPHRLVSTSGVRAWEMPDEMRKPIEDVCQSGLFGPWDKPDLGEMPAGLNPAKCDPWGLDSFQLFPNFVMLFWGQGWYLTYHYWPTSFNTHTFECTLYFPQPRTPRERLAQELAAVSFKEYGLQDANTLEATQSSIETRVVDEFLLCDQEILLRHLHKETAAWIEDYQRKTAGV